In Geopsychrobacter electrodiphilus DSM 16401, a single window of DNA contains:
- a CDS encoding GAF domain-containing sensor histidine kinase, with the protein MKKQLQRNSVPHDYFDLQHEIDRLRLLQQVALHAASNRHNAEAMPELLGQLQEAFAVDGCGIYQIPQSDSPLTLLHSIGIDEDLKREIQKIPANKSLTYKVIERGVPRNWVDLHGEENLYCSAAVDAGWRSYLAVPLIVEESTFGVLFFFQRIPRQFSHAEIELLVQIGTLIAANINTNELLEKLEWQHRLMKAGQRELERSRKQLREHLLRLETANNTLEQLGRMKDRFLALASHELRTPLVCILSAGQLLEQQLEDASDDALDLLATMLQGGERLNMLVEDLLEVARIESRDIYIARERIDLTQLVNNLLQHKTEAAHLRGINIRGGDIPDQFSPCGDQHHLERALTHLVDNALKFTPPGGWIEIDAGYICGSEILSRQKLLEPFCPRFFGAEHLPDMVDIRISDSGSGIDEQERLKIFEKFHGCGDIRLHGRQRNSPSGPSVGLGLPLAKGLIEAHGGLLWSENGADGTGSIFHTMLPIFRHQTHIGHEAP; encoded by the coding sequence GTGAAAAAACAATTGCAGCGAAATTCTGTTCCGCATGACTATTTTGACTTACAACACGAAATTGACCGCCTGCGCCTGCTACAGCAGGTCGCGCTGCATGCCGCCAGCAATCGTCACAATGCCGAAGCTATGCCTGAGCTTTTGGGCCAATTGCAAGAAGCATTCGCCGTTGACGGCTGCGGAATTTATCAGATACCGCAGTCCGATTCTCCCCTGACCCTGCTTCACAGCATCGGCATCGATGAAGATCTCAAACGCGAGATACAAAAAATTCCAGCTAACAAAAGCCTGACCTATAAGGTCATAGAGCGGGGAGTTCCACGCAACTGGGTTGATCTGCACGGGGAAGAAAATCTCTACTGCTCCGCTGCTGTCGATGCGGGCTGGCGCAGCTATCTGGCAGTGCCACTCATAGTTGAAGAGAGCACCTTTGGAGTTCTCTTCTTTTTCCAACGCATCCCCCGGCAGTTCTCACACGCAGAGATCGAACTTCTTGTTCAGATCGGCACCCTGATCGCGGCCAACATCAATACCAACGAACTGCTGGAAAAACTCGAATGGCAACATCGCCTGATGAAGGCCGGACAGCGTGAACTTGAACGCTCACGCAAGCAGTTGCGCGAGCACCTCCTGCGCCTGGAAACTGCCAACAACACACTTGAACAACTCGGTCGCATGAAAGATCGTTTCCTTGCCCTGGCCTCCCATGAGTTACGTACCCCGCTGGTCTGCATTCTCTCCGCCGGACAGCTTCTCGAGCAGCAGCTCGAGGACGCTTCAGACGATGCCCTAGACCTTCTGGCGACCATGCTCCAGGGGGGTGAACGACTAAATATGCTGGTTGAGGATCTTCTCGAGGTGGCACGCATTGAATCGCGTGACATCTATATTGCCCGCGAACGCATCGATTTAACTCAACTCGTAAATAACCTGTTACAGCATAAGACAGAAGCTGCTCACCTTCGTGGTATCAACATCCGGGGCGGAGATATTCCAGACCAGTTCTCACCCTGTGGAGACCAACACCACCTGGAACGCGCGCTGACACATCTTGTCGATAACGCGCTCAAATTTACCCCCCCGGGCGGCTGGATTGAAATCGACGCAGGCTATATCTGCGGCAGCGAGATCCTGAGCAGACAAAAGCTGCTCGAACCCTTTTGTCCACGCTTTTTTGGCGCAGAGCATCTCCCCGATATGGTCGACATTCGCATCTCCGACAGTGGCAGCGGGATCGACGAGCAGGAACGCCTGAAAATTTTTGAAAAATTTCATGGCTGTGGCGATATCAGGCTGCACGGCCGACAGAGAAATTCGCCATCGGGACCGAGTGTTGGGCTTGGCTTGCCGCTGGCCAAAGGCCTGATTGAAGCCCATGGCGGACTTCTCTGGAGTGAGAATGGTGCAGACGGAACAGGGAGTATTTTTCACACCATGCTCCCGATCTTCCGACATCAGACTCATATTGGTCATGAAGCCCCTTAA